The following proteins are encoded in a genomic region of Oncorhynchus kisutch isolate 150728-3 linkage group LG4, Okis_V2, whole genome shotgun sequence:
- the LOC109890028 gene encoding sulfotransferase 6B1, translating into MSSSFSAKIQSKMELAKDMKEEDKLYRYNGVLYPVLMSPEENLKAMERLEARADDVMLVAYPKCGFNWMVAVLRKIIAQATGETAESKFPPLMEFFGTEMLQVFHQAPSPRFLGTHMHPDNIPESFTTKKTKMLVIFRNPKDTVVSFYHFSNKNPVLPTAKSWDCFFSEFMSGKVPWGSYFDHVLGWERRMDDPNVMIVTFEELKQDLSDGVRRVSEFFGFSLSDAQVQTIAEESTFNAMKESSKASHGQMGNVFFRKGEVGDWKNHFTLAQSQEMDTAFKKHLAGTTLGAKLKYDLYCK; encoded by the exons ATGAGCAGTTCTTTCTCAGCCAAAATCCAGTCCAAAATGGAACTGGCTAAAGATATGAAGGAGGAGGATAAGTTGTACAGATATAACGGAGTGCTGTACCCTGTCCTCATGAGTCCAGAGGAGAACCTGAAGGCTATGGAGAGGCTGGAAGCAAGAGCAGATGATGTCATGTTAGTTGCATATCCCAAATGTG GTTTTAATTGGATGGTGGCGGTGCTGCGTAAAATAATAGCACAAGCAACTGGTGAAACAGCAGAGTCCAAATTCCCTCCATTGATGGAGTTCTTTGGGACCGAAATGCTCCAG GTTTTTCACCAAGCTCCGTCCCCTAGATTTCTGGGGACACACATGCACCCAGATAACATTCCTGAATCCTTCACCACAAAGAAAACAAAG ATGCTGGTGATATTCAGGAACCCGAAAGACACAGTGGTCTCCTTTTATCACTTCTCAAACAAGAACCCAGTGCTACCCACTGCAAAGTCCTGGGACTGCTTCTTCTCAGAGTTTATGAGTGGAAAAG TTCCCTGGGGTTCATATTTTGACCATGTACTTGGCTGGGAGAGGAGAATGGATGACCCTAACGTGATGATAGTCACCTTTGAGGAGTTAAAACAG GACCTGAGTGACGGTGTGCGAAGGGTCTCTGAGTTCTTTGGTTTCAGTCTCAGTGATGCCCAGGTCCAGACCATCGCAGAGGAGAGCACCTTCAATGCTATGAAGGAGAGCTCTAAGGCCTCACACGGCCAGATGGGCAACGTCTTCTTcaggaaag GTGAAGTAGGGGACTGGAAGAACCATTTCACCCTAGCCCAAAGCCAGGAGATGGACACAGCATTCAAGAAGCACCTGGCAGGGACAACACTGGGGGCCAAACTAAAGTATGACCTGTACTGCAAGTAG